The sequence GAGTGGTTCATGGCTCCGACGGTAGGGCCGGAACACTTCGGCGCCCGCCGAACCGTCCCTGCGGCACCATGAGGGCATGTCCCCTCTCGCCGATACGGCGGCTCTCTTCGCCGACCGCACCCGGGCCGCGTTCTGCCAGGCGCTGCTGGACGGCCGGGCCTGGACGGCCGGTGAGCTGGCCCGGCACGCGGGCGTCAGCGCGTCCACCGCCAGCGAGCAGCTCTCCCGTCTGGTCGCCGGCGGCCTGCTGGCCGAGGAGCGCCAGGGCCGGCACCGCTACGTCCGGCTGGCGGGCCCGGAGGCCGCCGCGCTGACCGAGGCCCTGGCCGCGTACGACCCCGGCCTGCCCCGGCCGGGCAGCCTGCGCGCGTCGGTGCGCCAGGACGCCGAGGCGCGGGCGCGGACCTGTTACGACCATCTCGCGGGCCGGCTGGGCGTGGCCCTGGCGGACGCGATGACCGCGCGCGGGCTGGTGGACACCGGCTCCGGGATCGCCGTCACCCCGGCGGGCCGGGCCTGGCTGGCCGATGCCCTGGACTACCGGCAGCCGGCGGGCGCCCGGCGCCCTCTCGTACGGACCTGCCTGGACCGGACCGAGCGCCGCCCCCACCTGGCCGGGGTGCTCGGCGCGGCGCTGTGCGGGACGGCGCTGGAGCGGGGGTGGGTGCGGCGGGTCGGCTCGGGGCGGGCGGTGAAGGTGACGGCGCGGGGGAGCGAGGTGTTCGGGGAGCTGCTGGGGGTGGAGGTGTGAGCCGCGCTCAGCGCCAGGGCACCTCCGTGGAGGCGAAGTAGGGCAGGTCCCGGTCCGTCCAGAGCCGTCCGTGGCGGGCCAGGCGCTCGCGGTACTCCGCCCACCGCGGTGCCCGCCCGCACCACGCGGCCTCCGCCACCGAGACCAGCCGGGGCAGCAGGAGTACGGAGACGTCGTCGAAGCCCGCGAACCGTTCGGCGAAGACCGTCGCCTCCACGCCCGCGACGCGGGCGTCCGGGATCGCGTACGCCCCCGGGTCCCATTCCGCCGTGTGCCGGACGCCCAGCGGGCGGTATCCGTCGAAGCCGAGGCGGGCGGCCTCGCCCGCCTGCTGGGGCGGTGCGAACTCCGCCGCGTACGGCCGGTCCAGATACAGGTGGGACTGGGGTGACAGCAGGACGCGCCCGCCGCCCTCGACGGTCCTGCGCAGGTCCTCGTCGGTGGGGGCGAAGAACGTCTTGAGCGCCCCGATGATCTCCAGGGTCCGCCCGGCGGCCACGAGTTCGGGGCGGGCCGTCAGTTCGTCGGCGGTGTCGGGAAGGTCCATCATCGCCACGTCCACCCAGTACTGGGTGATGTCGTCCGGCTCGACGCCGGCGCGTGCGGACTCCTGCCAGGCGACCGGGCGCTTGTCCAGGGAGCGGACGACCGCGCGCAGTGCGCGTACGGAGTCCTCGAAGCTCTCCGGGGTCGCGCCGAACGCCTCGTCGGCGCCGATGTGGACGTAGGGGCCGTCCGTCAGCGCGCAGACGTCGGCGAGTATCCGGGTGACGGCGGCCCGGGTCGCCCCGTCGGTCAGGTCCAGCGGGGGCACGAACGGGAAGCGGTCGGCGAGTCCGGCCGGTGCGGGGGCCGGGGGCAGTCCGGGCACGGCGTCCCGGAGCGTCGCGCAGTGGCCCGGCAGGTCGATCTCGGGGACGACCGTGACGAACCGCCGGG comes from Streptomyces sp. Mut1 and encodes:
- a CDS encoding ArsR/SmtB family transcription factor: MSPLADTAALFADRTRAAFCQALLDGRAWTAGELARHAGVSASTASEQLSRLVAGGLLAEERQGRHRYVRLAGPEAAALTEALAAYDPGLPRPGSLRASVRQDAEARARTCYDHLAGRLGVALADAMTARGLVDTGSGIAVTPAGRAWLADALDYRQPAGARRPLVRTCLDRTERRPHLAGVLGAALCGTALERGWVRRVGSGRAVKVTARGSEVFGELLGVEV
- a CDS encoding family 20 glycosylhydrolase, coding for MNAVIPHAETRPASPAGTLRTTGPWRVRAAGPALERIAGTVRELLAPHLPGGPDGAPRELVIGLDDEACAPPLGIAPAGGERPVDEGYRLRVDADGITCLARTPEGAFRGATTAVQLIATSRASGELPFQELTDAPRYAWRGLMVDPARTFLTPDELRRIIDLAALYKLNVLHLHLTDNEGWRIQLPGTPGLTAPGADFYTAADYRALQEYAARRFVTVVPEIDLPGHCATLRDAVPGLPPAPAPAGLADRFPFVPPLDLTDGATRAAVTRILADVCALTDGPYVHIGADEAFGATPESFEDSVRALRAVVRSLDKRPVAWQESARAGVEPDDITQYWVDVAMMDLPDTADELTARPELVAAGRTLEIIGALKTFFAPTDEDLRRTVEGGGRVLLSPQSHLYLDRPYAAEFAPPQQAGEAARLGFDGYRPLGVRHTAEWDPGAYAIPDARVAGVEATVFAERFAGFDDVSVLLLPRLVSVAEAAWCGRAPRWAEYRERLARHGRLWTDRDLPYFASTEVPWR